In a genomic window of Nocardia fluminea:
- a CDS encoding DoxX family protein — translation MNASTSQVSTPAPHSFGEAVQRARNDPGYAAFMLLRIGFTVLPIVFGIDKFTNVLTTWENYLAPWIADLPPFTAQQTMWVVGVIEIVAGLAVAIKPRYAAFIVAAWLAGIVINLLSYPGFYDVALRDFGLMLAALTLGRLALAYDPAWRRRTAPAHNLSAA, via the coding sequence ATGAACGCTTCGACCTCGCAGGTCTCGACCCCCGCGCCCCACAGCTTCGGAGAGGCTGTGCAACGCGCCCGCAACGACCCCGGATATGCGGCGTTTATGCTGCTGCGCATCGGCTTCACCGTGCTCCCGATCGTCTTCGGCATCGACAAGTTCACCAACGTGCTCACCACCTGGGAGAACTACCTGGCACCGTGGATCGCCGACCTGCCGCCCTTCACAGCGCAACAGACGATGTGGGTAGTCGGGGTGATCGAAATCGTCGCGGGCCTGGCCGTCGCGATCAAACCGCGCTACGCCGCCTTCATCGTCGCCGCGTGGCTGGCCGGTATCGTGATCAACTTGCTGAGCTACCCAGGCTTCTACGATGTCGCATTGCGCGATTTCGGGCTCATGCTCGCCGCGCTCACCCTGGGACGGTTGGCCCTCGCCTACGACCCGGCCTGGCGTCGCCGCACCGCGCCCGCCCATAACCTCAGCGCCGCCTGA
- a CDS encoding VOC family protein produces MGTVRAGSCLMRVSDLQSSQRFYCDVFECRVALQEPDAALLLTPAGFQLYLRVSETSRRRKIGDLGVEQIVWSADSKTELDRIEHRLRTYCSTTYTNTANEVSFVDGVDPDGCRVLVTYPTPAQLPRAVIDARFR; encoded by the coding sequence ATGGGTACCGTGCGGGCCGGGTCGTGCCTGATGAGAGTGTCGGACCTGCAAAGTTCGCAGCGCTTCTACTGCGACGTATTCGAATGCCGCGTCGCGCTCCAAGAACCCGATGCGGCGCTGCTGCTGACACCCGCGGGTTTCCAGCTGTACCTGCGGGTCAGCGAAACCTCGCGCAGGCGCAAAATCGGAGACTTGGGCGTCGAGCAAATCGTCTGGTCCGCCGACAGCAAAACAGAACTCGACCGAATCGAACACCGACTCCGCACCTACTGCTCCACTACCTACACCAACACCGCGAACGAGGTCAGTTTCGTCGATGGCGTCGATCCTGACGGCTGCCGCGTCCTTGTCACCTACCCAACCCCCGCACAGCTTCCCCG
- a CDS encoding NAD(P)/FAD-dependent oxidoreductase has translation MSAAEQTFVIVGAGLAGAKAAEALRTDGFEGRVVLLGDELDRPYDRPPLSKSYLQGTTERDKIYLHPPNWYTDHDVDLRVGTRVTALDRPAHEVRIEGGERIGYDKLLLATGSSPRRLDVPGADLDGVHYLRRVGDCESLQAAFAAGPRVVIVGAGWIGLETAAAARAAGCQVTVVGRSKLPLLSVLGAEVAAIYAALHRAHDVELRLDTGVVEILGDGRNATGVLLTDGHVLDTDVIVVGIGITPNTELAHAAGLRVEDGVVVNQYLATSDPDVFAAGDLANTFYPHLGAHLRLEHWSAALNQGPVAAANMMGKPIPYDRVPYFFSDQYDSGMEYCGYVAHGGYDCVVFRGDVTTGEFIAFWLQDQRVLAGMNVNTWGVTDAIEALVRSRRRVDPVKLADPEVLLRYLPGAAAVGAQ, from the coding sequence ATGAGCGCTGCAGAGCAAACGTTCGTCATCGTGGGCGCGGGCCTGGCCGGGGCAAAAGCCGCCGAGGCATTGCGCACGGACGGTTTCGAGGGCCGGGTGGTCCTGCTCGGCGACGAGCTCGACCGCCCCTACGATCGGCCGCCGTTGTCGAAGTCCTACCTGCAAGGCACGACCGAACGCGACAAGATCTACCTTCATCCGCCGAACTGGTACACCGACCACGACGTCGACCTTCGCGTCGGAACCCGCGTCACCGCCCTCGACCGTCCAGCTCACGAGGTGAGGATCGAGGGCGGCGAACGGATCGGCTACGACAAGCTGCTCCTGGCCACCGGCTCCTCACCTCGGCGCCTGGACGTGCCCGGCGCCGACCTCGACGGCGTGCATTACCTGCGCCGAGTCGGTGACTGCGAGTCCTTGCAGGCCGCGTTCGCTGCGGGACCGCGAGTGGTGATCGTCGGGGCGGGCTGGATCGGTTTGGAAACCGCGGCCGCGGCTAGGGCCGCGGGATGTCAGGTCACCGTGGTGGGCAGAAGCAAGTTGCCGCTGCTGTCGGTGCTCGGTGCGGAGGTGGCCGCCATCTACGCTGCCCTGCACCGCGCCCACGACGTGGAGCTACGACTCGATACCGGAGTAGTCGAAATCCTCGGTGACGGCCGAAACGCTACCGGGGTCCTTCTCACTGATGGCCACGTGCTCGACACCGACGTCATCGTGGTCGGGATCGGTATCACACCCAACACCGAACTGGCCCACGCCGCCGGGCTCAGGGTCGAGGACGGCGTCGTCGTCAACCAATACCTGGCCACCAGCGATCCTGACGTGTTCGCCGCGGGCGATCTCGCCAACACCTTCTACCCGCACCTGGGTGCCCACTTGCGTCTCGAGCACTGGTCGGCCGCCCTCAACCAGGGGCCGGTGGCCGCAGCGAACATGATGGGCAAACCCATCCCTTATGACCGGGTGCCCTACTTCTTCTCCGATCAATACGACAGCGGAATGGAGTATTGCGGCTATGTCGCGCACGGCGGTTACGACTGTGTGGTGTTCCGCGGTGACGTCACCACCGGTGAATTCATCGCGTTCTGGCTGCAAGACCAACGGGTTCTGGCCGGCATGAACGTCAACACTTGGGGTGTCACCGACGCGATCGAGGCATTGGTGCGTTCCCGTCGGCGAGTCGATCCTGTGAAACTGGCCGACCCGGAAGTGCTGTTGCGGTACCTGCCCGGTGCCGCAGCAGTCGGTGCGCAGTGA
- a CDS encoding helix-turn-helix transcriptional regulator, which yields MSTPRSATPAALAALSNLDDPLRRTLYEYVSESDAPVSREQGAAAAGISRTLAAYHLDKLAEAELVRVSYHRPPGRSGPGAGRPAKFYARATKELSVSVPPRDYELLARLLVSSIERDTSGAVREAVHETAHDAGRSATTAAGGDLLAALRSCGYLPRVGDGCVNLRNCPFRVLAQDHQDLVCGLNLHLIEGAITASTQPDAHAELDPQPDQCCVVVHHTGFAAAAATSCRDSTVDKDVR from the coding sequence GTGTCTACTCCTCGGTCCGCCACTCCTGCGGCTTTGGCAGCGCTGAGCAACCTCGACGATCCGTTGCGGCGCACGCTCTACGAGTACGTGAGCGAGAGCGACGCCCCGGTTTCGCGGGAGCAAGGTGCAGCCGCCGCCGGGATCAGCCGGACACTGGCGGCCTACCACCTCGACAAGTTGGCCGAGGCCGAGCTGGTCAGGGTCAGCTATCACCGCCCACCCGGGCGCAGCGGACCAGGCGCGGGCCGTCCGGCGAAGTTCTACGCCCGGGCCACAAAAGAATTATCGGTGAGCGTGCCGCCACGAGATTACGAGCTGCTGGCCCGACTGTTGGTTTCCTCGATCGAACGCGACACCAGCGGCGCGGTACGCGAAGCGGTGCACGAAACCGCCCACGACGCAGGCAGAAGCGCGACCACCGCCGCCGGAGGAGACCTACTGGCGGCGTTGCGGAGCTGCGGCTACCTACCTCGGGTCGGGGACGGCTGTGTCAACCTACGCAACTGCCCTTTTCGTGTCCTCGCCCAGGACCACCAGGATCTGGTGTGCGGGCTGAACTTACACCTGATCGAGGGCGCGATCACCGCAAGCACCCAGCCCGACGCGCACGCGGAATTAGACCCGCAGCCAGACCAGTGTTGCGTAGTGGTCCACCACACGGGCTTCGCCGCTGCCGCCGCGACCTCCTGCCGGGACAGCACCGTAGACAAGGATGTGAGATGA